A region from the Osmerus eperlanus chromosome 11, fOsmEpe2.1, whole genome shotgun sequence genome encodes:
- the frya gene encoding protein furry homolog isoform X1: protein MSLDESILRDIVERETGCSEGQDEVVMGRIASLPLDLFPSRDFRGKFKKMRHKKRPTILETSPVGLGYSKPPIPPVCCTQAPPAMMPISIDPESRPGEYVLKSLFANFTTQSERKIRIIMAEPLEKPLTKSLQRGEDPQFDQLISAMSSLAEYCLPSILRTLFDWYKRQTGLEEESHEYRPRANTKSKNDEQQKDYLLERRDLAIDFIFSLVLIEVLKQMPLHPVLDSLVNEVINLAFKHFRYKEGYHGPNTGNMHMVADLYAEVIGVLAQAKFPAVRKKFMTELKELRQKEQIPYVVQSTISLIMGLKFFRIKMYPVEDFEASFLFMQECAQYFLEVKDRDIKHALAGLFVEILVPVAAAVKNEVNVPCLRNFVESLYDTTLDLSSRKKHSLALYPLVTCLLCVSQKQFFLNRWHVFLNTCLSSLKSKDPKMARVALESLYRLLWVYMIRIKCESNTATQGRLTTIVTTLFPKGSRSVVPRDMPLNIFVKIIQFIAQERLDFAMKEIIFDLLCVGKPAKAFSLNPERMNIGLRAFLVIADKLQQKDGEPPMPNTGAILPSGNTLRVKKTFLCKTLTDNEAKVIGMSLYYSQVRKAIDNILRHLDKEVGRCMMMTNVQMLNKEPEDMITGERKPKIDLFRTCLAAIPRVLPDGMSKPELIDLLSRLTIHMDDELRLIAQNSLQSLLVDFSDWRDDVLFGYTNFLLREVQDTHQGMLDTSLKLLLQLLTQWKLALVTPGRSYDMAKIHSPELLQTASSHRGPAERSPHSTVLHAVEGLAVVLLCSCQLSTRRLAVCILKEIRSLFLAIGQAEDDDTPMIEILDQLSPVVLESFVNVAVSDTAALPLGHHVDLQWLVEWNARLVNSHYDIRSPSHVWIFAQSVKDPWVLCLYSLLRQDNLPKHCPTALSYAWPYAFTRLQLIMPLVDPNNPVYAKKTSTSGGGENYVTLWRNYLILCLGVAKPSIMSPGHLRTSTPEITATTTDGNVTYDNKVIGTPSVAWLLKQLVPLMRAESIELTESLVLGFGRTNALVFRELVEELHPLMKEALERRPENKKRRERRDLLRLQLLRIFELLADAAVISDSTNGALERDTLALGALFLEYVDLTRMLLEAENDKDLEILKDIRAHFSAMVANLIQCVPVHHRRFLFPQQSLRHHLFILFSQWAGPFSVMFTPLDRYSDRNHQITRYQYCALKAMSAVLCCGPVFDNVGLSPDGYLYKWLDNILACQDLRVHQLGCEVVILLLELNSDQVNLFNWAVDRCFIGSYQLASGCFKAIATVCGSRNYPCDIVTLLNLVLFKASDTNREIYEISMQLMQILEAKLFVYSKRIADQKSSSILYGTHGPLPPLYRVSLPQLSSQLARMYPELTLPLFSEVSQRFPSTHPNGRQVMLTYLLPWLSNIELVDSMLPPLPSPGPPVEEPAAQDKNVGPSHQLRGTGWGSMQATSLVLNNLMFMTAKYGDDVPGPEMENAWNALVNDRWSNNLRITLQYLISLCGVSSDTSLLPYIKKVVIYLCRNNTTQTMEELLFELQQTDPVNPVVQHCDNPPFYRYSATSKTPTVASGTTSSSNTVVAGQESCPDTDDTKVAKENEERQSNMMGNHSRLESRYSNSSGGSYDEEKSEPLPPYAGWLMSVVESNQPCPLPMPVNGGCWAPLVDFLPETITPRGPLHRCNIAVIFMTEMVVDHGVREDWALHLPLLLHALFLGMDHYRPEVYEHSKRLLLHLLITLSCNSNFQGIASVLLHTREINGNKTLTSKINFQPEYCTTGGGVDFLRECQASPVPDSGLSSSSTSSSLSLGGSSSNLPHISQDVEDLDSTTETDQKTNKLIEFLTTRGYGPLWSHEDISPKNQNSKSTEQLSNFLRHVVSVLREPKSDFYLEQQLSDVALQTALCSSSRHYAGRSFQVFRALHQPLSARAVSDLLSRLVEVVGEHGDEVQGYVMEVLLTLESVVDNLAECLKNNDLMALLIRASSPDLLTNGKQVSNRKSTGQLPLVQGLSSTERSRHQRSFSVPKKFGESDRSCDPPRSATLERFHACLQQGGVAKPTSPSSSKDNITDPANVNHPSNLLATIFWVAVSLMESDFEFEYQMSLKLLNKLLGHMSLDKQENRDKLEKLQSQLRWSTFTGLQQLLLKGFTSLSTTDLTLLLFSQLTPVSRVPVVDTSQAIGFPLNVLCLLPHLVQNFDGPTQFCKDVAERIAQVCLEEKNAKLSNLAHVMTLYKTHSYTRDCFSWVNVVCRYLHEAFSDITLNMVTYMAELLEKGFPSMQQTLLQIIYSLLSHMDLSVIQAKPFNMEVLKTIEKFVQTAHWREALNILKLVVSRSASLVQPSPPQTDFSYVDVSRLWDRSSKALPGKTLDFHFDISETPVIGRRYDDLQDSPGRNGKTRAAAVTRSTSSTSSGSTSNNVLVPVSWKRPQSSQKRTREKLVKVLSLCGQEVGLRKNPSVIFSSCGDLDLMELQPSLVSSDEGTREPDNMDDTTSEQQFRVFRDFDFLDVELEDGEGETGDNFNWGVRRRSMDSLDRRDLQLLEESQLSGSLPSLSNITHQDSDESSEEDSLTASQILSHSQIIVNLSPTEELINMDSLSPSCDSAEPQPLNTREPSFDVSLPEDSKPRLSTEEEDSNAQEDNLSLSISELPSGFNCSDSFSLDMTQDDFKGELDLEANCLPSLSEEEREESLECRSSPPPSPFFSAILAAFQPAMCDDAEEAWRRHINQLVSDSDGSCAVYTFHVFSSLFQNIQRKFCLLTCDAAGYLGDGLRGIGSKFLRSSQMLTSCSECPTLFIDADTIISYGLLEKMKFSVLELQEYLDTYNNRKDAAISWLTSCKTSFPRTSDGAVVSCQPGEYDDKQMESLAQLELCQRLYKLHFQLLLLFQSYCKLIGQVHAISSAPELSNMSKELDELKGNLRTAAASVTSTDPGALESSSDLAALESSSDLAALESSSDLAALESSTVLETSHFEPSFSCPEVAVQAILEALRNSEFLTAVRTIRECRSLWPNDIFGSRSEDESQTLLNVYFRHQTLGQTGTFALVGSKQDLSEICLRLMELNGEIRDMIRRAQGYRAITTFLPDSRVSGSSL, encoded by the exons CCTCTCCAGTGGGGTTAGGGTACAGCAAGCCCCCCATTCCTCCAGTGTGCTGCACCCAGGCCCCTCCAGCCATGATGCCCATCAGCATCGACCCAGAGAGCCGACCGGGGGAGTACGTCCTCAAGAGCCTTTTCGCCAACTTCACCACGCAATCGGAGCGCAAAATACGCATCATCATGGCTGAGCCTTTG GAAAAGCCATTAACAAAATCCCTACAAAGAGGAGAGGACCCGCAGTTTGACCAA TTGATCAGTGCTATGAGTTCCCTGGCTGAGTactgtctcccctccatcctgcgAACTCTGTTTGATTGGTACAAGAGACAGACTGGGCTGGAGGAAGAGTCACATGAGTACAGGCCGAGGGCCAACACTAAATCCAAAAA TGACGAGCAGCAGAAAGATTATCTTcttgaaaggagggatttggcCATTGACTTTATTTTTTCTCTTGTACTTATAGAAGTTTTAAAACAG ATGCCACTCCACCCTGTCCTGGACAGTTTGGTCAATGAAGTCATCAACTTAGCCTTTAAGCACTTTAGATACAAAGAGGG GTACCATGGTCCTAACACTGGCAACATGCATATGGTAGCAGACCTCTATGCAGAAGTCATAGGTGTACTAGCTCAGGCCAA GTTTCCTGCTGTCAGGAAGAAGTTTATGACGGAGCTGAAGGAGCTGCGTCAGAAGGAGCAGATCCCCTACGTGGTCCAGTCCACCATCAGCCTCATCATGGGGCTCAAGTTCTTCCGCATCAAGATGTATCCTGTGGAGGATTTTGAAGCCTCATTTCTGTTCATGCAG GAATGTGCCCAGTATTTCCTGGAAGTGAAGGACAGGGACATCAAGCATGCCTTGGCCGGTCTCTTTGTGGAAATTCTAGTTCCCGTCGCTGCA GCTGTGAAGAATGAGGTGAACGTCCCGTGCCTGCGTAACTTTGTGGAGAGCTTGTATGACACAACCCTGGACCTGTCCTCCAGAAAGAAGCACTCGTTA GCTCTGTACCCTCTGGTGACATGTCTACTGTGTGTGAGCCAGAAGCAGTTTTTCCTCAACAGATGGCATGTGTTTCTCAacacctgtctctccagcctcaAG AGCAAAGACCCTAAAATGGCACGTGTGGCCCTGGAGTCCCTGTACCGTCTGCTGTGGGTCTACATGATCCGGATCAAGTGTGAGAGCAACACTGCAACACAGGG CCGCCTCACCACCATTGTCACAACCCTGTTCCCCAAGGGATCCCGCAGTGTGGTGCCCAGAGACATGCCCCTCAATATATTTGTCAAAATTATCCAGTTTATTGCACAG gAACGACTGGATTTCGCTATGAAAGAGATCATCTTTGACCTACTTTGTGTTGGAAAACCAGCAAAAGCCTTTAGTCTTAATCCAGAG AGAATGAATATAGGCCTGCGAGCCTTCCTGGTGATAGCAGACAAGTTGCAGCAGAAGGACGGAGAGCCTCCTATGCCGAACACTGGCGCCATATTGCCCTCTGGGAACACTCTCAGGGTGAAGAAGACCTTCCTGTGCAAAACCCTCACCGACAATGAGGCCAAGGTCATAG GTATGTCCCTGTATTACTCCCAAGTGAGGAAAGCTATAGATAACATCCTGAGACACCTGGATAAGGAGGTGGGGCGCTGCATGATGATGACCAATGTTCAGATGCTGAACAAAGAGCCTGAGGATATGATCAC AGGTGAGAGGAAGCCGAAGATCGACCTGTTCAGGACGTGCCTGGCTGCCATCCCGAGGGTCCTGCCGGACGGCATGTCCAAGCCAGAGCTCATAGACCTCCTCTCGCG GCTAACCATCCATATGGATGATGAACTTCGACTCATCGCCCAGAACTCCCTTCAGAGCCTGTTGGTGGACTTCTCTGACTGGCGTGACGACGTCCTGTTTGGTTACACCAACTTCTTGTTGAGAGAGGTCCAAGACACTCACCAGGGCATGCTAGACACCTCCCTCAAGCTGCTGCTACAGCTGCTCACCCAGTGGAAACTGGCGCTGGTCACGCCTGGCAGGAGCTACGACATGGCCAAGATACACTCCCCCGAG CTGCTGCAGACAGCCTCCAGTCACAGAGGGCCTGCGGAACGTAGCCCTCACTCCACCGTTCTCCACGCTGTGGAGGGGCTGGCCGTGGTGCTGCTGTGCTCCTGCCAGCTCAGCACTCGCAGACTGGCCGTCTGTATCCTCAAGGAGATCCGCAGCCTCTTCCTGGCCATCGGACAAGCTGAG GATGATGACACGCCCATGATTGAGATTTTGGACCAGCTCAGCCCTGTGGTTCTGGAGAGTTTTGTCAATGTGGCAGTATCTGACACG gctgcaCTGCCACTGGGTCACCACGTGGATCTGCAGTGGTTGGTGGAGTGGAACGCCAGGCTGGTCAACAGCCACTATGACATCCGCAGCCCCTCCCACGTGTGGATCTTTGCCCAGTCAGTGAAGGAcccgtgggtgctgtgtctCTACAGCCTGCTCCGCCAGGACAACCTGCCCAAGCACTGTCCCACGGCCCTGAGCTACGCCTGGCCCTACGCCTTCACACGCCTGCAGCTCATTATGCCCCTGGTAGACCCCAA TAACCCAGTGTATGCTAAGAAGACCAGCACCTCAGGTGGTGGGGAGAACTACGTCACCCTGTGGAGGAACTACCTGATCCTGTGTCTGGGTGTTGCCAAGCCCAGCATCATGAGTCCTGGTCACCTGAGAACATCCACACCTGAGATCACCGCCACCACGACCGATGGCAACGTCACCTACGACAACAAg GTGATTGGAACGCCGTCGGTGGCCTGGCTCCTGAAGCAGCTGGTCCCCCTGATGAGAGCAGAGAGCATTGAGCTGACCGAGTCACTGGTGCTGGGCTTTGGTCGTACCAACGCCCTGGTCTTCAG GGAACTGGTTGAGGAGCTGCATCCGTTAATGAAGGAGGCTCTGGAACGAAGGCCAGAG AACAAGAAGCGTCGCGAGCGAAGAGATCTCCTCAGACTGCAGCTGCTCAGGATCTTTGAGCTGCTGGCAGACGCTGCGGTCATCAGTGACAG CACAAACGgagccctggagagagacacccTAGCTCTAGGTGCTCTGTTTCTAGAGTATGTGGACCTGACCCGGATGTTGCTGGAAGCAGAGAATGACAAGGACCTGGAGATACTGAAGGACATCCGAGCCCACTTCAGCGCCATGGTGGCCAACCTCATACAGTGTGTCCCAG TGCACCACAGACGCTTCCTGTTCCCTCAGCAGAGCTTACGACAtcacctcttcatcctcttcagcCAATGGGCAGGCCCCTTCAGTGTCATGTTTACCCCATTGGACCGCTACAGCGACAGAAACCACCAGATCACCAGATACCAGTACTGTGCTCTCAAG GCCATGTCTGCCGTGCTGTGCTGTGGACCAGTGTTCGACAACGTTGGCCTGTCTCCAGATGGATACCTCTATAAGTGGCTGGATAACATATTAGCTTGCCAGGATCTGCGG GTGCACCAGCTGGGCTGTGAGGTAGTCATTCTGCTCCTGGAGCTCAACTCTGACCAGGTGAACCTGTTCAACTGGGCGGTGGACCGCTGCTTCATTGGCTCCTACCAGCTAGCCTCAGGCTGCTTCAAGGCTATAGCTACAGTCTGTGGCAGCAG AAACTACCCCTGTGACATAGTGACACTGTTAAACCTGGTACTCTTCAAGGCGTCTGATACCAACAGAGAAATATATGAAATATCAATGCAGCTCATGCAG ATCTTAGAGGCTAAGCTGTTTGTGTACTCTAAGAGGATTGCAGATCAGAAGTCCAGTAGTATCCTGTATGGCACCCAcggtcccctgccccccctctacAGGGTCTCCCTGCCACAGCTCTCCAGCCAGCTGGCCAGGATGTACCCTGAACTAACATTGCCACTCTTCTCAG AGGTGAGTCAGAGGtttccctccacccatcccaatGGGAGACAGGTGATGCTCACATACCTCCTGCCCTGGCTCAGTAACATTGAGCTGGTGGACAGCatgctgcctcccctccccagccctggccccccagtggaGGAGCCTGCTGCCCAGGACAAAAATGTGGGACCATCCCACCAGCTCAGGGGCACAGGCTGGGGCTCCATGCAGGCCACATCCCTGGTCCTCAACAACCTTATGTTCATGACAGCAAAG TATGGGGACGACGTTCCGGGCCCAGAGATGGAGAACGCGTGGAACGCTCTGGTCAACGATAGGTGGAGCAACAACTTGAGAATCACCTTGCAGTACCTCATCAGCTTGTGTGGAGTGAGCAGTGACACCAGCCTACTACCCTAC ATTAAGAAGGTGGTGATCTACCTGTGTCGGAACAACACTACCCAGACGATGGAGGAGCTGCTGTTTGAGTTGCAGCAGACAGACCCGGTCAACCCAGTGGTTCAGCACTGTGACAACCCTCCATTCTACCGCTACTCTGCCACCAGCAAGACTCCCACAGTGGCCTCAG gCACAACATCTAGTAGCAACACAGTAGTGGCAGGCCAGGAGAGTTGTCCGGATACGGACGATACGAAGGTGGCCAAAGAGAATGAAGAGAG GCAGAGCAACATGATGGGGAACCACAGTCGTCTGGAGTCTCGCTACAGCAACAGCTCGGGAGGATCCTACGACGAGGAGAAGA GTGAACCCTTGCCCCCTTACGCCGGCTGGCTGATGAGTGTTGTGGAGAGTAACCAGCCCTGTCCCCTTCCAATGCCTGTGAACGGAGGGTGCTGGGCTCCTCTGGTCGACTTCCTGCCTGAGACCATCACTCCCAGAGGACCCTTGCATAG GTGTAACATAGCGGTGATCTTCATGACTGAGATGGTTGTGGACCATGGTGTACGAGAGGACTGGGCCCTTCACCTGCCCCTTCTACTGCATGCTCTCTTCCTCG GTATGGATCACTACCGCCCAGAGGTGTACGAACACAGCAAGCGTCTCCTGCTGCACCTGCTCATCACGCTCTCCTGCAACAGCAACTTCCAAGGCATCGCCTCCGTTCTCCTGCACACTCGAGAGATCAACGGCAACAAGACCCTCACCAGCAAAATTAACTTTCAGCCAGAATACTGTACCACAG GAGGAGGTGTTGACTTCCTGCGGGAGTGCCAAGCGTCTCCTGTGCCAGACTCTGGGCtgagctcctcctccacctcctccagcctgaGCCTTgggggcagcagcagcaacCTGCCCCACATCTCCCAGGACGTGGAAGATCTGGACTCCACCACGGAGACGGACCAGAAAACCAACAAGCTCATAGAGTTCCTCACCACCAG GGGCTATGGACCACTCTGGTCTCATGAAGACATCTCACCCAAGAACCAGAACTCCAAAAGCACTGAGCAGTTGTCCAATTTCCTGCGCCAtgtggtgtctgtgttgagAGAACCCAAGTCAG ACTTCTACCTGGAGCAGCAGCTGAGTGACGTGGCGCTGCAGACGGCCCTGTGCAGCTCCTCCAGGCACTATGCCGGCCGCTCCTTCCAGGTGTTCAGGGCCTTGCACCAGCCCCTCTCCGCCCGCGCCGTGTCAGACCTGCTCTCGCgactggtggaggtggtgggggagcaCGGGGACGAAGTTCAG GGTTATGTCATGGAGGTTTTACTCACACTGGAGTCTGTGGTAGACAACTTGGCTGAGTGTCTGAAGAATAATGACCTCATGGCTCTTCTAATCAG GGCTTCCTCTCCAGACTTACTGACCAATGGGAAGCAGGTGTCAAACAGGAAGAGCACAGGGCAGCTCCCATTGGTCCAGGGCCTCAGCTCCACTGAGCGCAGCCGGCACCAGAGGAGCTTCTCTGTACCCAAGAAGTTTGGGGAGTCCgacaggtcatgtgacccgCCTCGCAGCGCCACCCTAGAGCGCTTCCATGCTTGTCTGCAGCAAGGGGGTGTTGCCAAAcccaccagcccctcctcctccaaggaCAACATCACCGACCCTGCCAACGTCAACCACCCCAGCAACCTGCTGGCCACCATCTTCTGGGTGGCTGTGTCCTTGATGGAGTCAGACTTTGAGTTTGAGTACCAGATGTCTCTGAAGCTTCTGAACAAGCTGCTGGGCCACATGTCGTTGGACAAGCAGGAGAACCGAGACAAGCTGGAGAAACTACAGAGCCAGCTCAGGTGGAGCACCTTCACGGGCCTCCAGCAGCTGCTTCTCAAGGGCTTCACCTCCTTGTCCACCACTGACCTAACCCTGCTGCTCTTCAGCCAGCTTACACCCGTGTCCAGGGTGCCTGTGGTGGACACCTCCCAGGCCATAG GGTTCCCCTTGAATGTTCTCTGCCTACTCCCACATCTGGTGCAGAACTTTGATGGCCCCACTCAGTTCTGTAAAGACGTTGCTGAGAGGATAGCCCAG GTATGCCTTGAGGAGAAGAATGCTAAACTGTCCAACCTGGCCCATGTGATGACCTTGTACaaaacacactcctacacacgaGACTGTTTCTCCTGGGTCAATGTTGTGTGTCGTTATCTTCATGAGGCCTTCAGCGATATCACTCTCAACATGGTCACTTATATGGCTGAG TTGTTGGAGAAGGGCTTTCCTAGCATGCAACAGACCCTGCTGCAGATCATTTACAGCCTGCTGAGTCACATGGACCTGAGTGTCATTCAGGCAAAGCCTTTCAATATGGAGGTCCTCAAGACCATTGAGAAGTTTGTGCAG ACGGCCCACTGGAGGGAAGCTCtgaacatcctgaagctagTGGTGTCTCGCTCTGCCAGCCTGGTCCAGCCATCTCCTCCCCAGACTGACTTCTCCTACGTGGACGTCAGCCGGCTGTGGGACCGCTCTTCCAAGGCCCTGCCTGGAAAAACACTGGACTTCCATTTCGACATCTCAGAG ACCCCAGTGATTGGCCGGAGGTATGATGATCTTCAAGACTCCCCAGGGCGGAATGGGAAGACGAGGGCCGCAGCCGTGACTCGTAGCACCTCGTCCACCTCCTCAGGATCAACCTCCAACAATGTCCTGGTGCCCGTCAGCTGGAAGAGGCCTCAGTCCTCTCAG AAGAGAACCAGGGAGAAGCTGGTGAAGGTGTTGTCTTTGTGTGGACAGGAAGTAGGGCTCAGGAAAAACCCTTCG GTGATCTTCTCCAGCTGTGGGGATCTGGACTTGATGGAGCTCCAGCCCAGCCTTGTTTCCTCCGATGAGGGCACCAGGGAGCCTGACAACATGGACGACACAACCTCTGAACAGCAGttcagggtcttcagagactTTGATTTCCTGGATGtggagctggaggatggagag ggggAGACCGGTGATAACTTTAACTGGGGGGTGCGGAGACGCTCCATGGACAGTCTGGACAGGAGAGACCTACAGCTGCTGGAAGAGAGCCAGTTGTCAGGCAGCCTGCCTAGCCTCAGCAACATCACCCACCAAGACTCTGACGAGTCCTCCGAGGAAGACTCCCTCACTGCCAGCCAGATCCTCTCACATTCACAAATT ATTGTCAACCTTTCTCCCACCGAGGAGCTCATTAACATggactctctgtccccctcctgcGACTCTGCTGAGCCTCAGCCTCTGAACACCAGAGAGCCTAGTTTCGATGTCTCACTGCCCGAGGACTCGAAGCCACGG CTGTCgacagaagaggaggacagtaATGCCCAGGaggacaatctctctctctctatctccgaaCTTCCCTCTGGGTTTAACTGCAGTGACAGTTTCTCGCTGGACATGACTCAGGATGATTTCAAAGGAGAACTGGACCTTGAGGCCAACTGTCTGCCCAG TctgagcgaggaggagagagaggagtctctGGAGTGTCGTtcgtcccctcctccatcccccttcttCTCTGCCATCCTCGCCGCCTTCCAGCCAGCCATGTGTGATGACGCGGAGGAGGCTTGGCGCCGCCACATCAACCAGCTGGTGTCTGACTCTGATGGCTCCTGTGCAGTCTACACCTTCCATGTGTTCTCCTCACTGTTCCAG AATATTCAGAGGAAGTTCTGCTTATTGACATGCGACGCTGCTGGCTACCTTGGTGACGGGCTTCGAGGAATAGGGTCAAAGTTTTTGAGGTCCTCTCAGATGCTGACCTCATGCTCCGAGTGTCCAACACTGTTTATCGACGCAGACACA aTAATCTCTTACGGGCTTCTGGAAAAAATGAAATTCAGTGTGTTGGAGCTTCAAGAGTACCTTGACACTTACAACAACAGAAAGGATGCAGCCATATCT TGGCTGACTAGCTGCAAGACCTCCTTTCCCAGGACCTCTGATGGAGCAGTTGTCTCATGCCAGCCTGGGGAATATGACGACAAG CAAATGGAATCTCTGGCA cAACTGGAGCTTTGTCAACGACTCTACAAGCTCCACTTTCAACTGCTGCTGCTATTTCAGTCCTACTGTAAACTGATTGGCCAGGTCCATGCAATCAGCTCTGCTCCTGAG CTATCGAACATGTCCAAAGAGCTGGATGAGCTGAAGGGCAACCTGCGAACAGCAGCAGCCTCAGTGACAAGTACTGACCCTGGAGCTTTAGAGAGCAGTTCTGACCTTGCAGCCCTAGAGAGCAGTTCTGACCTTGCAGCCCTCGAGAGCAGTTCTGACCTTGCAGCCCTAGAGAGCAGTACTGTTTTGGAGACCTCCCATTTTGAGCCCAGCTTCAGCTGCCCTGAGGTGGCCGTGCAGGCCATCCTGGAGGCTCTGAGGAACAGCGAGTTCCTCACAGCTGTGCGCACCATCCGAGAGTGCAG GAGTTTGTGGCCGAACGACATCTTTGGCAGCCGTTCTGAGGATGAAAGCCAGACCTTACTGAATGTTTACTTCAGGCATCAAACACTGGGTCAGACAGGAACCTTTGCTCTGGTGGGTTCAAAGCAGGATCTCTCAGAGATCTGTTTAAGGCTTATGGAGCTGAATGGAGAGATCCGGGACATGATCCGCAGAGCCCAGGGCTACCGAGCCATCACAACCTTTCTCCCAGACTCCAGGGTGTCCGGCTCCAGTCTTTGA